From the Pseudomonas lalucatii genome, the window GCTCCCCTCCACGCCGAGGCCGGCCAGGTAGCGATGCTGCAGCAGGTCGTCGGGGCCGAAGACGATGGCCGGCACCCGCGCCAGCCGCTGCGCCTCGACGCCGTCCGGAAAATGCCGGGCAAGGAACCCGGGACTGGCCAGCGCCCGGTAGCGCATCGCCCCCAGCGCCAGGGAGCGGGCCCCGGCCACCGGACGCTCGGCGGCGCATACGCAGGCGGCCACCTCGCCGGCGCGCATGCGCTTGAGGCCGACGTCCTGGTCCTCCACCACCAGGTCCAGCAATACCCCCTGCTCGGCACAGAACTCGCTCACCGCGCCGCCCCACCAGGTGGCCAGGCTGTCGGCGTTGAGGGCGATGCGCAGGCGCTCCGGCAGGCCGCCCTCGTCCAGGGCCGGCACCTGGCCCTGCAGGTCGCGCTCCAGCAGGCGCACCTGCTGCACATGGTTGAGCAGGCGCCGGCCGATCTCCGTGGGCGTCGGCGGCGTGGCGCGCACCAGCACCGGCTGGCCGACCCGCGCCTCGAGCAGCTTGATCCGCTGCGACACCGCCGACTGCGACAGCCCGAGCACCTGGGCGGCCCGCTCGAACCCGGCCTGTTCCACCACCGCCGCCAGGGCGGCCAGCAACTTGTAGTCGAACAAATCAGTTTTCCTAATGAGGCATCAGTATCATGTGTTTTCCTTATACCGCCGAACGCTCCACACTGGCTACATCCAGCCACTGTCCGAGGAGCCCGCCATGTCCGGCGAAACCGATCTGTCCCGCCTGCTGCAAGGCATGGAGCCGCAACTGAACCCCGGCCACTACGTGTTCTGCAGCCTGCCCCACGATGCCGATTGCCAGGGCCTGGAGCCGGTCGCCAGCATGCGCGAGGGCGAGGGCCTGACCCTGGTGCTGCCCCGGGCCCAGGCCGACGCCCGGGGCCTGGGCTACGACTACGTCGCGGCCTGGATCACCCTGCGCGTGCACTCCTCCCTGGCCGCGGTGGGCCTGACCGCTTCCTTCTCCGCGGCCCTGGCCCGGGCCGGGGTGAGCTGCAACGTGGTGGCCGGCTATTACCACGACCACCTGTTCGTGCCCGTCGCACGGGCCGAGCGGGCGCTGTCCACCCTGCGCGGCCTGGCGGCCGCGGCGACCCCGGAGTGACGGGCATGTGGCAGAGCTACAGCAACGGCCTGCTGGTGGCCATCGGCCTGATCATGGCGATCGGCACGCAGAACGTCTTCGTCCTGGCCCAGAGCCTGCGCCGCGAACATCACCTGCAGGTGGCCCTGCTGTGCATGCTCTGCGATGCTCTGCTGGTCAGCGCCGGGGTATTCGGCCTGGCCGCGGCGCTGAGCCAGAGCCCGCTGCTGCTGGGCATCGCCCGCTGGGGGGGCGCCGCCTTCCTGCTCTGGTACGCCAGCCAGGCGCTGCTGCGCGCCTGGCGTCCGCAGGCGCTGAACGCCAGCGGGCAGCACGTCCCGCGCTCGCTGCGCCGGGTGTTGCTGGCGACCCTGGCCGTGACCCTGCTCAACCCCCACGTCTACCTGGACACCGTGCTGCTGATCGGCTCCCTCGGTGCCCAGCAGCCGGCGCCCGGCGCCTATGCCCTGGGGGCGGCCAGTGCCTCGCTGATCTGGTTCTTCGCCCTGGCCCTCGGCGCGGCCTGGCTGGCGCCCTGGCTGGCGCGTCCGGCGACCTGGCGGCTGATCGACCTGGGCGTGGCCGCGATGATGCTCGCCATCGCCCTGCAGTTGCTGCTCGACCACTGAGTCAGGCGGCCGTCCCGCCCTCCCCGTGCCGTGCCGGGTCGAGGCCCTGGCACCGGCTTTTCCACACAGTTGCTGCGTGGTTATGCCCCGCCCCCGGTGCTATGATCCCGGGTCTGCGGCGCCAAGGAGTAGAGACTCCCGCCGCTTGTCCGGCCGCCCGTGAACGGCCTCGCGCACACCGCACCTGACCTGAGAAAGGAGATAAACCATGGCTTTCGAATTGCCGCCGCTGCCGTACGAGAAGAACGCCCTCGAGCCGCACATTTCCGCCGAGACCCTGGAATACCACCACGGCAAGCACCACAACACCTACGTGGTGAACCTGAACAACCTGGTGCCGGGCACCGAGTTCGAAGGCAAGAGCCTGGAAGAGATCGTCAAGACCTCCTCGGGCGGCATCTTCAACAACGCCGCACAGGTCTGGAACCACACCTTTTACTGGAACTGCATGAGCCCGAACGGCGGCGGCCAGCCGACCGGCGCCCTGGCCGACGCGATCAACGCGGCCTTCGGTTCCTTCGACAAGTTCAAGGAAGAGTTCAGCAAGGTCTCCATCGGCACCTTCGGCTCCGGCTGGGGCTGGCTGGTGAAGAAGGCCGACGGCTCCCTGGCCCTGGCCAGCACCATCGGCGCCGGCTGCCCGCTGACCAGCGGCGACACCCCGCTGCTGACCTGCGACGTGTGGGAACACGCCTACTACATCGACTACCGCAACCTGCGTCCGAAGTACGTCGAGGCATTCTG encodes:
- a CDS encoding LysR family transcriptional regulator ArgP; the encoded protein is MFDYKLLAALAAVVEQAGFERAAQVLGLSQSAVSQRIKLLEARVGQPVLVRATPPTPTEIGRRLLNHVQQVRLLERDLQGQVPALDEGGLPERLRIALNADSLATWWGGAVSEFCAEQGVLLDLVVEDQDVGLKRMRAGEVAACVCAAERPVAGARSLALGAMRYRALASPGFLARHFPDGVEAQRLARVPAIVFGPDDLLQHRYLAGLGVEGSFVHHLCPSSEGFVRLACAGFGWGLVPELQVERELAGGALVEILPGRPLDVPLYWHHWRNGGELLATLTRHLQRATLGRLVRPAD
- a CDS encoding ACT domain-containing protein, translating into MSGETDLSRLLQGMEPQLNPGHYVFCSLPHDADCQGLEPVASMREGEGLTLVLPRAQADARGLGYDYVAAWITLRVHSSLAAVGLTASFSAALARAGVSCNVVAGYYHDHLFVPVARAERALSTLRGLAAAATPE
- a CDS encoding LysE/ArgO family amino acid transporter, whose translation is MWQSYSNGLLVAIGLIMAIGTQNVFVLAQSLRREHHLQVALLCMLCDALLVSAGVFGLAAALSQSPLLLGIARWGGAAFLLWYASQALLRAWRPQALNASGQHVPRSLRRVLLATLAVTLLNPHVYLDTVLLIGSLGAQQPAPGAYALGAASASLIWFFALALGAAWLAPWLARPATWRLIDLGVAAMMLAIALQLLLDH
- the sodB gene encoding superoxide dismutase [Fe] codes for the protein MAFELPPLPYEKNALEPHISAETLEYHHGKHHNTYVVNLNNLVPGTEFEGKSLEEIVKTSSGGIFNNAAQVWNHTFYWNCMSPNGGGQPTGALADAINAAFGSFDKFKEEFSKVSIGTFGSGWGWLVKKADGSLALASTIGAGCPLTSGDTPLLTCDVWEHAYYIDYRNLRPKYVEAFWNLVNWDFVAKNYAA